The following are from one region of the Onthophagus taurus isolate NC unplaced genomic scaffold, IU_Otau_3.0 ScKx7SY_15, whole genome shotgun sequence genome:
- the LOC111416598 gene encoding uncharacterized protein, translating into MAQFNASSLKDLALHKINLSIRKRVDVLRLHRQLPWTLVLDLWKTWFQTNWNELGAHVHCHENMSTECIEFEIFKYKMNHKIQCDLFREPQLYRDDLFFQIHGNDESGKVCVWITYYETEHGRVCGECFADYEWHIVWECDFYRNKDGFKDTEKRIRLEHKTINKYGFIDLVENKAMWCAFCLKRSHFKFILREYCSDEVHEILEGL; encoded by the exons ATGGCTCAATTCAATGcatcttcattaaaagatttagcccttcataaaattaatttaagcaTAAGAAAACGTGTAGATGTGTTAAGACTCCATCGACAATTACCATGGACTTTAGTTTTAGATTTGTGGAAAACGTGGTTCCAAACAAATTGGAATGAATTGGGTGCACACGTACACTGCCATGAAAATATGAGTACAGAGTGCATAGAGtttgaaatattcaaatataaaatgaatcatAAGATTCAATGTGACCTATTCAGGGAACCACAATTGTACag gGATGATTTATTCTTCCAAATACATGGGAATGATGAAAGTGGAAAAGTGTGTGTATGGATTACATACTATGAAACTGAACATGGACGTGTATGTGGGGAGTGTTTCGCAGATTACGAGTGGCATATTGTATGGGAATGTGACTTTTACCGAAACAAAGACGGATTTAAAGACACTGAAAAACGTATAAGATTAGAAcataaaactattaataaatatggGTTCATCGATTTAGTAGAAAATAAAGCTATGTGGTGCGCGTTCTGTTTGAAACGttcacattttaaatttattttaagagaATATTGCTCCGATGAGGTTCATGAAATTTTAGAgggtttataa